Within the Vigna angularis cultivar LongXiaoDou No.4 chromosome 10, ASM1680809v1, whole genome shotgun sequence genome, the region TGAGAGAAACTCCGACCCCATTATAGGTTTAGGGTCTATGAGAATGTACTTGTACAGATAAAGCATGTCTTTCATGAGTTGAGTTCGTGTGATCTTGTACTTGTTGCTCATTACCAGACTTTCATTACAAGGGTAAACCTTAGAAATGTCTTCCAAGCAATATTCCAAGACTTTGGTCACAGGGTTCAAGCTTCTACGGACCAAGTAGTTTCCGACAACATGGTTTCCTAAGGACTTCAACACAAAATCTAGCAGACCTGTGTCTCCAATGTATGCACGAGCAGCATCTCTAACTTGTTGCCTTGAAACCCATCTGAACTCAGTTTTTTTCAAGGCTTCAACAATGACCCTTGTTGCCATCTCAATCCTCTTAGGGGACCAACGGCAATTGGTCTCAAGCAAGGCAGTTGTGGTGTAAGAGGCAATGGAAGTTTCCGGAGGAAGACGTGATTTGAGGTCTAACATGTAAGAAAATAGGTCACCGAGGGTAACAAGGGACTGATCTGAAAGTGTTTGATATCTTGAGAAGATGAGTGGAATGGCGTGGTTGGAATTGGTTATGTGATGTGTGATCAAGTACAGTGGCATGCTTCTTATTGCTTCTATGGCTTTCTGGTACATTGATTCAGTTACACCAAAGCTTCCTCTACCATATTTGTAACCCCAACGACTGAACCATGACTCACTGTTTGCTATTCCATTTACAAGTCTCAGTTCCATTCCTTTCTTCTGTGAAATGTCATTCAAACTCACCTTcctaaacatatatatatatatacatcattagttttcaattttctttcattGCCACAGAAATACTTATGTCAGATCTTTCTCTGTCACCTTTCACAACACAAAGTTTACCacatatatatcatattaataatGGAATCGAATAACTGTTTGATATAATGTCTTTTACAAAATACATGAATGAAATTATGGAATAAACTGTCTAACGTTGTTGAGGAAAATATCATACGATGATTCATAGAGTGtgaagataaaattaataatgaattgaCCTTGCTTGCAATCCCTTGCACAAACGGTTCCAAAAGTCCATGATCTGGTTTCCAGCCAAATTAGAACCCATTTCCAATCCATTGACACATAGCAAATGGCCGAATCCATTAGAGTGAAAAACACCATGCATCATATGACCCTGTAATTCAATTAATTTGGACTTACCATTGTTAACTGTAGCAGTTCCATCACAGCACCCTTCACAGTTCCTGCAGCTACCAAGTGCTTCCTTTGAGGGTAACACAAAGTGATACTTCTTGTTGCAGATCAAATGGTTTCCCCAGCCTATGCTATATCCAAATATAACCAACATCATTCATCAACCCCAATAaacttcttcttttattatttataaaaacattaaatatatttttagtttctaatatttatttatgattcaaattttaatatatttttcaagtttTGAGAAAGTTGGTTGGTAGCATGATATATTGTTCATGCAATGAATCACAGTTGGAAGCGAAGCATGAACATTACCAACGTATTGACAATGCTTGCAATGACGATTGAGCAGTGCTTCTGTTGGCTCTTCAATCACAAACAGCAAGATATGCAAAGGAGGGTGATGATGAACTTCGAGTTGAAAAGACCACATTGGCATGCTTAAATGAGTCTCAAAATTTGCATATTGAAGCAATGCATTCACATTCTGACAAAATGGGCCACCAAAGATGACAGGGTAACCAGGTTCAGCAAAGTTCTTGAACCTGAAAACCCTCCCACACCTCTTCCTTTTGTTGTTCCCATTCACGTCAACATTCAACATGGCCTTTGATTTTGTGAAGCCAAAACAAGTGGGGAGATTAAGGTTTGGAAGTTCAAGGAAAAAAGCGTTATATATATGGTTCTTGTTTCACTCACATTCACACACATGGTGCCTTCAAATAAAATTGGACATGGTGACAAAGGAGTTGCACTGACTTATTGTGTAGCTTCTATTTGCATGACTTGTTTCAAAAATGGGTTTCTTTGAAAGTTTATCGGAGTAACATACGAAACGGTTGGTGTTTTGAAGTAAAGTATGGGTACCATGCAATTATAGCCTCTTCGTTTCCTACAAAATCTATCATCATGTTGGAGTAGTTGATTCCTATCTTGTAGGAACTCAGCCAAATGCAACATCTATTCTCTAACTACCGTAAGGgacatgttttgttaaattgAACTTGCATTTTTCATGCATGTGATTACTTTGATAAGAGGGTTATTATAAAACCCATTAACTCAgatttcttcttgcccatttcAAACTTGTTTCTAGCTCTTTGCCTGTGCCACATATTTCTATCTTTAATTACTTAGCTCATGTTTCTTAAAGGATAAAATAgagaaagtaaaacaaaattacaagtttttcttttctttatgatATTGGGAGAAGCCGTGTACACAAGATTTGCACTAGAATACTGAAAAGGTTTTAGGCTAGACTATTTTTTGCAAACGTTTTGATAAATGCTTACTGGACAAAAAATAaggattaaataaattaaacttctCTTCTGAGTTATGGTTAAATAcatgcataaattaaaatattttttatttaaaaaataaacagattttatagtttttgaaGTGAATAGATAGATTTTAAATTgctaaataaacttattttatcttttatttacttgttttaagtctttatttaaaaaaaaatctatcaaaCAAGGTCTAAAATTCGTTACTACGTTTGCTACTCTCAAATCTCATGCAGTATACGTATGACACTTGAAGCaatctacaaaataaaaaaaaaatgagacttgaagcattttacaaaataaatgaaaactgACACTTGAAGTATACGTGTtgggaaaaaatgtaaaaaaaaatccactttATGTTAGCTTCCTCGTACTGTCAAACAAAAAGTATCCTcgttttaatatgtttaattatgcCATTTGTCTATGAACATATATACAAATGAATttatgaatagtaaaatgaattgtctcgattattttaattaacCATTTTTCTCTTTCGTAAAGTTTTTtatcatgaattaaatcaaggaaaatgatacttgaacaacctcttttgacaacatttagacacagGACAAGTGTCTAAATGCTATTGGTCCAGGTGGAAAATGGTTTCAGATTTTTTAATGACGTGGAAAGAGATTTCAGTCGCAGAGAGGTTTCAAATTTGAGGGTTTCATTTTCAGTTTTGGAATTTGAATTTGGGGCATTggtagagagagaagagaagcttGAGAGAGAGCGGGAACCCTAGAGTGAGAGTGCCGCCGGAGTCCGTCTTCCTCCGACCAGCCACGATTGCCGTCGGAGTTCGTGTTCCTCCGACCAGCCACGAGTGCCGCCGGAGTCCGTCTTCGTCGGACCAGCCATGAGTGTCGTTGTTCTGCCCGAAGGTTCCGCCATTTCGAAGCACCGTTCAACGCCGAAACCACCATTGACATGGGTTTTAAAGCTTCTCGTCGTTTGTTTCGCTACAACCTCCGTTTGGAAGCACTGTCGTAGGTGAAAACCACCATTGAAGACGAAAAAACATAGTTTGTAAGTTTACGTGGTtcgttttgattttcttttcttgttgttgtttggtgattttcacttattttaaatatttgaattttttttatcatttcggGATTGTTGTATTTTTTGGGTGCAAAGTTACAAAAATTTTACACGCGAAATACTTTTAATTGTTATGCAGGTGATGTCAATGAAACATATTTTATAGGAAATGTTGATGAAGATTCTCGCCAAGTAGTAAAATACACTTATGAGTTCTTGGAGAAGGAAATATTCATTGGTATATATCCATTTGATATCAATTATAGCAGTCATAAATTTCTTGCTTGTTATGTCTGATGTGTAtcataaattttcttattcataaataaaaactacataTGATCTTAAAATTGTTGATTTGGCCATTCTCTTTAATCCCAAATTTTAAGGTAATAAAGCACATTGtcattaacataataaattaggACATAAGAACATGTTGAGTAAGTAGTGAATCATACCATATGAGCTACTCGGTATGTTGTAGATAAGCATGTATTGAAACTATTAATAGTTGATGTTTATGGATGACCATACAAGTATGCATTTTGCGTTCGGATTATATTGTGCTTATTTGGTTTgaaatactttataattaaaatgtatatatattcacTTCAAATTGAAGCTCAagtgaagaggaagaaaaggaaatatcAAAAAGTTTGAGGCACAATGGAAGCCACAAAGCTGATTCTGACTGCATAGCTGCTTCTTGGGAAGAAGAGCAGAAGACCAAGTGTTGTTTAAGGTAACACACACAACCTTTCAGTATATTGTATTTCTAACACATTCTTTGTAAACCATTTTCCAAATTATAAACAAGTGAACTGAATATTGAAATGCATAAGTAAATTTgtgattt harbors:
- the LOC108335614 gene encoding PHD finger protein MALE STERILITY 1, which encodes MLNVDVNGNNKRKRCGRVFRFKNFAEPGYPVIFGGPFCQNVNALLQYANFETHLSMPMWSFQLEVHHHPPLHILLFVIEEPTEALLNRHCKHCQYVGWGNHLICNKKYHFVLPSKEALGSCRNCEGCCDGTATVNNGKSKLIELQGHMMHGVFHSNGFGHLLCVNGLEMGSNLAGNQIMDFWNRLCKGLQARKVSLNDISQKKGMELRLVNGIANSESWFSRWGYKYGRGSFGVTESMYQKAIEAIRSMPLYLITHHITNSNHAIPLIFSRYQTLSDQSLVTLGDLFSYMLDLKSRLPPETSIASYTTTALLETNCRWSPKRIEMATRVIVEALKKTEFRWVSRQQVRDAARAYIGDTGLLDFVLKSLGNHVVGNYLVRRSLNPVTKVLEYCLEDISKVYPCNESLVMSNKYKITRTQLMKDMLYLYKYILIDPKPIMGSEFLSAIPLAARIILDTKYFIRDYWEDSSHQVHLGSEEKLNLYCTVFVRNDGDGDEYLNKAFMPPHECLTLKRNATVSELKLEVERRFREIYWGLRSFVVESVEDLSVNNGSEMVFGVTKVGEKMVLEGRNSNMKENIIMEQMCERDPNSGTVDCSCGTMEDDGERMVSCDICEIWQHTRCLRIPNDQDIPHIFLCKKCEQEIVLLPSLP